One part of the Bdellovibrio sp. KM01 genome encodes these proteins:
- a CDS encoding arginine N-succinyltransferase, protein MSFLIRPVRHDDLNQLVDLAKQFNLLNLPGDKKVLSEKIDRSEQSFADKLVKTKAEYLFVVEDIEEKQIVGSSLILAKHGNDEVPHSYFKIIKRDHFSQDLGIGFIHQVLRFQLDFDGPTEIGGLLVDRSYRRRPEKLGKQISLSRFLYMAIHPDKFEERVLCELTPPLTDEGRSEFWEALGRRFTGLPYQEADALSQSHKEFIESLFPQDDIYMALLDSKARLVLGRVGEATKPAQHLLESIGFNYLDEVDPFDGGPHYGAQTADILPIRQGKRLIVANGKDCTFKEQYLVATTGDEFRATMCSVDIRDGEVILPAKAQQILGVEVGEEVFAAPFHYNRGS, encoded by the coding sequence ATGAGTTTTCTGATAAGACCTGTTCGGCACGACGATTTGAACCAGTTGGTTGATTTAGCAAAACAATTCAATTTGCTGAATCTGCCAGGTGATAAAAAAGTTTTAAGTGAAAAGATTGATCGCAGTGAGCAGTCTTTCGCAGACAAACTGGTTAAAACTAAAGCCGAATATCTATTTGTAGTTGAAGACATTGAAGAGAAACAAATTGTGGGAAGCTCCTTGATCCTTGCCAAACATGGTAACGACGAAGTGCCTCACAGTTATTTCAAGATTATCAAACGCGATCACTTTTCCCAGGATTTGGGAATCGGGTTCATCCATCAAGTATTGCGCTTCCAGCTGGATTTTGACGGTCCAACTGAAATCGGAGGACTTCTTGTCGACAGATCCTATCGCCGTCGTCCGGAAAAATTGGGTAAGCAAATCAGTCTTTCCCGTTTCTTGTATATGGCGATTCATCCTGACAAGTTCGAAGAGCGCGTTTTGTGTGAACTGACGCCGCCACTGACTGATGAAGGTCGAAGTGAGTTTTGGGAGGCCTTGGGTCGTCGTTTCACGGGTCTGCCTTACCAGGAAGCGGATGCTTTAAGTCAGTCGCATAAAGAGTTTATCGAAAGTCTTTTTCCGCAAGACGATATTTATATGGCTCTTTTGGATTCGAAAGCCCGTTTGGTATTGGGTCGCGTGGGTGAGGCAACGAAGCCAGCGCAGCATCTTTTGGAAAGCATCGGGTTTAATTACCTGGATGAGGTTGATCCATTTGATGGTGGACCTCACTATGGCGCACAAACAGCGGATATACTGCCCATTAGACAGGGCAAACGCTTGATCGTTGCGAATGGAAAAGATTGTACCTTTAAAGAACAGTATTTAGTTGCCACCACCGGAGACGAATTCAGAGCCACGATGTGTTCTGTTGATATTCGTGACGGTGAAGTGATTCTTCCCGCAAAAGCGCAGCAGATTTTAGGCGTGGAAGTTGGCGAAGAAGTTTTTGCAGCTCCTTTTCACTACAACAGAGGAAGTTAA
- a CDS encoding succinylglutamate-semialdehyde dehydrogenase, with the protein MSTTIFPISYKGDFINGRFVPVTKGDGEVKNLSPADLNDLIMTVPFKHDHMDEACVAAKKAYPKWATLSMDERKTYLLRLKEMFDSHAEQFAQIISRDTGKPAWEAMTEAKALGAKIDITLNQSTKLVADERIPNALPQVEGVIRHRSRGVMAVVGPFNFPAHLPNGHIIPALIVGNTVVFKPSEQTPAVGQFMAEMFEKAQFPPGVFNMVQGDGAGGGRLVANEHVDGVLFTGSYEVGLKIKQETLNHYWKILALEMGGKNATVVWEDADMDKAVYESLVGAYMTAGQRCSCTSRIIVHPKIADEFTERFYQAAKKLSIGHWTENTFMGPLITSASVEKYIRFQEIANRENCESLMRGKSLDLKNKGYYVTPSIHLVKKFDPNSVYQKSEIFGPNVAIYTTGDWDHAMEIVNSTGYGLVMALFSKNKELYEDALFKARVGLLNWNRTTNGASSRLPFGGMGKSGNDRASAHYAIQYCTVPVASLEDPTPFDPTKILPGMNLDMK; encoded by the coding sequence ATGAGCACCACCATTTTTCCTATCAGTTACAAAGGTGATTTTATCAACGGTCGATTCGTTCCGGTTACTAAAGGTGACGGTGAAGTTAAAAACTTAAGTCCGGCCGACTTGAATGACTTGATCATGACGGTGCCATTTAAGCATGACCATATGGACGAAGCTTGTGTCGCAGCTAAAAAAGCCTATCCAAAATGGGCGACACTTTCGATGGATGAAAGAAAAACTTATTTGCTGCGCCTAAAAGAGATGTTTGATTCTCATGCAGAACAGTTTGCGCAGATTATTTCTCGCGATACGGGTAAGCCAGCGTGGGAAGCGATGACCGAAGCGAAAGCTTTAGGTGCAAAGATTGATATCACCTTGAATCAATCAACAAAGTTGGTTGCCGATGAAAGAATTCCAAACGCCTTGCCGCAAGTTGAGGGGGTTATTCGTCATCGCTCTCGTGGTGTGATGGCTGTTGTGGGTCCTTTCAACTTCCCAGCACATTTGCCAAATGGTCATATCATTCCTGCATTGATCGTGGGTAACACGGTCGTATTTAAACCTTCCGAGCAAACTCCGGCTGTGGGTCAATTCATGGCAGAGATGTTTGAAAAAGCTCAGTTCCCTCCTGGCGTATTTAATATGGTTCAGGGTGATGGAGCTGGTGGTGGTCGCTTGGTGGCAAATGAACACGTGGATGGTGTCTTGTTCACTGGTTCTTACGAAGTCGGTTTGAAAATCAAACAAGAGACTTTAAATCACTATTGGAAAATTCTTGCTCTTGAAATGGGTGGTAAGAATGCGACAGTGGTTTGGGAAGATGCGGACATGGATAAAGCGGTTTATGAATCGCTTGTCGGCGCGTATATGACTGCGGGCCAACGTTGTTCTTGTACAAGTCGAATCATTGTTCATCCAAAAATCGCTGATGAGTTTACTGAAAGATTCTATCAAGCAGCTAAAAAACTTTCGATTGGCCACTGGACTGAAAATACATTCATGGGCCCATTGATTACGTCAGCGTCTGTGGAGAAATACATCCGCTTCCAGGAAATCGCAAATCGCGAAAACTGTGAAAGCTTGATGCGTGGTAAATCTTTGGATCTGAAAAACAAAGGTTACTATGTGACTCCGTCGATTCACCTGGTGAAAAAGTTTGATCCAAACTCTGTATATCAAAAATCAGAAATCTTCGGACCAAACGTGGCGATTTACACGACAGGCGACTGGGATCATGCGATGGAGATCGTGAACTCCACTGGCTATGGCCTGGTCATGGCGTTGTTCTCTAAAAACAAAGAGCTTTACGAAGATGCTTTGTTTAAAGCACGCGTGGGCTTGCTGAATTGGAATCGCACGACGAACGGTGCAAGCTCTCGTTTGCCATTTGGTGGTATGGGTAAATCTGGTAACGACAGAGCTTCCGCGCACTATGCGATTCAATATTGCACAGTGCCTGTGGCAAGTCTTGAGGACCCAACTCCATTTGATCCAACTAAAATTCTTCCTGGTATGAATTTGGATATGAAGTAA
- the mltG gene encoding endolytic transglycosylase MltG, translated as MKKTVVVLVSAFVALVVAVGVCVGFLGYQYASTAPSSVAQDVVYEVVPGKAFNTIAKDLENKGLVRNAFFFSMYARFKNERSKVKVGEYLLRTNMTPNEVLDVITSGKSIARAFTVSEGLSIYEISELYEKEGFGTAAEFMRLVRDPAFIQSVLGEKQESLEGYLFPETYMLTKFTDTKGLLQAMVKRFLYVYNEIQPQSQLQGWSRHQIVTLASIVEKETGAPEERPRISSVFHNRIQKNMKLQTDPTIIYGKAETLGKIVINITRADLSTPTRYNTYVISGLPPGPIANPGREALLAAMNPAKTEYLFFVSQNDGTHVFSENYQAHEAAVKRFQVNAKAREGKSWRDLKKSTK; from the coding sequence ATGAAAAAAACAGTTGTTGTTCTTGTTAGTGCATTTGTTGCTTTAGTGGTTGCGGTTGGCGTGTGCGTAGGCTTTTTAGGCTACCAATACGCCAGCACGGCTCCAAGTAGCGTGGCCCAAGATGTGGTTTATGAAGTTGTGCCGGGTAAGGCATTTAACACCATCGCCAAAGATCTTGAAAACAAGGGCTTGGTTCGTAATGCCTTTTTCTTTTCTATGTATGCGCGTTTTAAAAACGAACGTTCAAAAGTGAAAGTGGGCGAATACTTATTAAGAACCAACATGACTCCGAATGAAGTGCTGGACGTGATTACATCCGGAAAAAGCATTGCGCGTGCCTTTACGGTCAGCGAAGGCCTTAGTATTTATGAAATCTCAGAACTTTATGAAAAAGAAGGCTTCGGAACAGCAGCTGAATTTATGCGCCTGGTGCGCGATCCCGCTTTTATACAGTCAGTTTTGGGTGAAAAGCAGGAAAGCCTTGAGGGCTATTTGTTTCCCGAAACATACATGCTAACGAAGTTCACGGATACCAAAGGACTTCTGCAGGCGATGGTGAAAAGATTTTTGTACGTATATAACGAAATCCAACCGCAATCGCAATTGCAGGGCTGGAGTCGTCATCAGATCGTGACGCTTGCAAGTATTGTGGAAAAGGAAACGGGCGCTCCGGAAGAACGTCCTCGTATTTCCTCGGTCTTTCATAATCGTATTCAAAAGAATATGAAGTTACAGACGGATCCGACGATCATTTACGGCAAAGCTGAAACTTTGGGAAAAATCGTGATTAATATCACTCGCGCGGACCTGTCGACGCCGACTCGTTATAATACCTACGTGATTTCTGGTCTGCCTCCGGGTCCTATAGCAAATCCGGGCCGTGAAGCTTTGTTAGCTGCGATGAATCCTGCGAAAACAGAATATCTGTTTTTTGTAAGCCAAAATGATGGCACTCACGTGTTTTCAGAAAATTACCAAGCTCATGAAGCCGCGGTTAAGCGCTTCCAGGTGAATGCAAAAGCCCGTGAGGGGAAATCTTGGAGAGACCTTAAGAAGTCGACAAAGTAA
- the lysC gene encoding lysine-sensitive aspartokinase 3 translates to MAKLIVSKFGGTSMGDAECMLRSAEVAFRQNSSMVVVSATSGTTNDLINLGTQAEKGHWPECEALLTKMKDRHRKIASDLNSNSESCKKLETLFEEMQSLAKGVHLLRDCSVKAMDALMSLGERMSSVLFTDAMATVLKNHGSAKSAQLLDARDVLKTDDSFGKAKPLTTVVASHCQRHLPKIRDMKTVVVTQGYIGSTEEGMTTTLGRGGSDYSAAILAEGIAADVLEIWTDVAGIATTDPRLCPKAKPIAEISFKEASELATFGAKVLHPATLLPAIRKNIPVFVGSSFDAEAKGTWVRKEVEQHPLIRAMALRKKQILVTLSTPEMLHAHGFLFQIFKIFNDHKVSIDAITTSEISVSVTLDDSTLLNKKLIADLSEIADVQVEENLSLVSLIGNNINHTSGLGKDIFDTISDINVRMICLGASKHNFCFLVNEEQGAETIQRLHKKFVELA, encoded by the coding sequence ATGGCAAAGCTTATCGTTTCAAAATTCGGTGGAACCTCCATGGGAGATGCCGAGTGCATGCTCCGAAGCGCCGAAGTCGCTTTTCGACAAAATTCCAGCATGGTTGTGGTTTCTGCCACGTCGGGAACCACCAACGATCTGATCAATCTGGGAACTCAGGCAGAAAAAGGTCACTGGCCCGAGTGCGAAGCGCTTTTAACGAAAATGAAAGATCGCCACAGAAAAATCGCATCTGATCTGAATTCCAACAGTGAATCCTGTAAAAAGCTTGAAACCCTGTTCGAAGAAATGCAATCCCTAGCCAAAGGTGTCCATTTGCTAAGAGATTGCTCTGTGAAAGCCATGGATGCATTGATGAGCCTGGGGGAGCGTATGTCTTCGGTTCTATTCACTGACGCTATGGCGACGGTGTTAAAGAATCATGGCTCGGCAAAATCAGCTCAGCTTTTGGATGCACGCGATGTTTTGAAAACGGATGATTCTTTCGGCAAGGCGAAACCACTAACCACTGTGGTGGCAAGTCATTGCCAGCGTCATTTGCCAAAAATTCGCGACATGAAGACGGTGGTGGTTACTCAAGGATATATTGGCAGCACCGAAGAAGGCATGACAACGACGTTAGGTCGTGGGGGCAGTGATTACTCTGCCGCCATTTTGGCCGAAGGAATCGCGGCCGACGTTCTGGAAATTTGGACAGATGTGGCGGGTATTGCGACAACGGATCCACGTTTGTGTCCAAAGGCGAAACCTATTGCCGAAATTTCTTTTAAAGAAGCTTCTGAGCTTGCAACATTTGGAGCAAAGGTTTTGCATCCTGCGACTTTGCTTCCCGCGATTCGTAAAAACATTCCAGTATTCGTGGGCTCCAGCTTTGATGCTGAAGCCAAGGGAACTTGGGTTCGCAAGGAAGTGGAACAACACCCACTGATTCGTGCGATGGCCCTTCGTAAAAAACAGATTCTGGTGACATTATCCACGCCTGAAATGCTTCATGCCCATGGTTTCTTGTTCCAGATTTTTAAAATCTTTAATGATCACAAAGTCAGTATCGATGCCATCACGACATCTGAAATTTCAGTGAGCGTGACATTGGATGACTCGACTTTGTTGAATAAAAAATTGATCGCGGATCTTTCTGAGATTGCAGACGTTCAAGTCGAAGAAAATCTAAGTCTGGTATCGTTGATTGGTAATAATATCAATCACACCTCAGGTTTGGGTAAAGATATTTTTGATACTATTTCCGACATCAACGTGCGTATGATTTGTCTGGGCGCAAGCAAGCATAACTTCTGCTTTTTGGTGAATGAAGAACAGGGTGCAGAAACAATTCAACGTCTGCACAAAAAGTTCGTGGAGCTTGCATGA
- a CDS encoding nitroreductase family protein: protein MIKEDFYQLLSSRKSIRKFKPDAVPKEVLDRVLAAAMEAPSGKNRQNWRFFVVTGKKRDEYIQYSQKSWLGIKDVLQQRLKPSLYAFTERFFFTLGDAPVLVFAYSHNDSEERYHTSIGSVYMAVENLNLACLVEGLGCCTMGAPLEIKEEVDKFLGVDKLPEYQRGELELLCGVVIGYPDHNPPKAPRQTEGRVFWLS from the coding sequence ATGATCAAAGAAGATTTTTACCAGCTTTTGTCCTCCAGAAAATCCATTCGTAAATTCAAACCAGATGCGGTACCAAAAGAAGTTTTAGACCGTGTCCTGGCGGCTGCGATGGAAGCTCCGTCAGGAAAAAACCGTCAGAACTGGCGTTTTTTTGTCGTTACCGGAAAAAAACGTGATGAATACATTCAGTATTCTCAAAAATCGTGGCTGGGAATCAAAGACGTTCTTCAGCAACGTTTGAAGCCGTCTTTATATGCGTTCACCGAACGATTCTTTTTTACCTTAGGGGACGCTCCGGTTTTGGTGTTCGCCTATTCTCACAATGATTCAGAAGAGCGTTATCACACGAGTATCGGTTCTGTTTATATGGCTGTGGAAAATTTGAATCTTGCCTGCCTGGTGGAAGGACTAGGTTGTTGCACGATGGGAGCACCACTAGAAATAAAAGAAGAAGTGGATAAGTTTTTAGGTGTGGATAAACTTCCGGAATACCAACGAGGCGAACTGGAACTTCTTTGTGGAGTCGTAATTGGATATCCGGATCACAATCCTCCCAAAGCTCCTCGACAAACCGAAGGCCGAGTTTTCTGGTTGAGTTGA
- a CDS encoding methyl-accepting chemotaxis protein — protein sequence MKSFSLYAKVWSVVGVLIAGSAIIAYIGISKLESFDREVDDIVSETAVKVEIANELRASLFKQLYLQQTYILANTPAEMSKISSEIKKTEEDLAQEISGYKEFHLTEDAQILKSFEETYKDWLQLSREVREHAAGSNDAKAVELFQGKGHKIRDEILDYSDKLAQFNRVKMSKAAETVRADYNMSHSLIVLVSSLIGLLSILISVLVLTRLKKSISLVISNLSDNSRNVALASHQIASSSEELAQAASEQANSLEEAVGTLEKVNEVLGSTLKNTHEAATLADDTCQAALSGENEIRELSLSIREISEDSIKITEITHVIDDIAFQINILALNAAVEAARAGEQGKGFAVVAEAVRELAQKSASAASDISTLIKGSNDKISEKSKQVDHSVFALKNIVESAKKVAVLNSEIAAVFDSQSEGLSQVNKAMLQIDQATQMNAATSEEAAAAAEELANQSDSMNETIISLEVTINGFAKQAEESHSLEATPQMLFRSNRFALKA from the coding sequence GTGAAGAGTTTCAGTCTGTATGCGAAAGTTTGGTCAGTCGTGGGCGTGTTGATTGCCGGAAGTGCGATCATCGCTTATATCGGAATTTCCAAACTTGAATCATTCGATCGCGAGGTCGACGACATCGTCAGCGAAACTGCTGTCAAAGTTGAAATTGCAAACGAGCTTCGTGCTTCATTGTTCAAGCAGCTTTATTTGCAACAGACCTATATCTTGGCGAACACTCCCGCAGAAATGTCGAAAATCTCCTCTGAAATTAAAAAGACGGAAGAGGACTTGGCGCAAGAAATTTCCGGTTACAAAGAATTTCACCTGACTGAAGATGCGCAGATTTTGAAATCCTTTGAAGAGACATATAAAGATTGGTTGCAACTTTCCCGGGAAGTCCGCGAACACGCAGCTGGCAGTAACGATGCTAAAGCTGTGGAGCTGTTTCAGGGCAAGGGTCACAAAATCCGAGATGAAATTTTGGACTATTCGGACAAGCTTGCGCAGTTTAACCGCGTAAAAATGAGTAAAGCCGCAGAAACAGTCCGTGCTGATTACAATATGTCGCACTCATTGATCGTGTTGGTAAGTTCATTGATTGGCCTCTTAAGTATTTTAATCTCCGTTCTGGTTTTAACTCGTTTAAAAAAATCTATCAGTCTGGTGATTTCAAATCTGTCGGACAATTCTCGAAATGTGGCGTTGGCGTCTCATCAAATAGCATCTTCGTCAGAAGAGTTAGCCCAAGCGGCTAGCGAGCAAGCCAACTCATTAGAGGAGGCTGTCGGCACTCTTGAAAAAGTGAATGAAGTGCTTGGCTCGACTTTAAAAAATACCCACGAGGCAGCAACGTTGGCCGATGACACTTGTCAGGCGGCTCTGTCTGGTGAAAATGAAATCCGCGAGCTGAGCCTTTCCATTCGTGAAATTTCAGAGGACTCGATTAAAATCACAGAGATTACCCATGTGATCGATGACATTGCTTTTCAAATTAATATTCTTGCATTAAATGCCGCTGTCGAAGCAGCTCGCGCCGGCGAGCAAGGCAAGGGCTTCGCGGTGGTTGCAGAAGCCGTACGAGAGCTTGCACAAAAAAGTGCCTCGGCTGCCAGTGACATTTCCACTTTGATCAAAGGAAGTAACGACAAAATTTCTGAAAAATCCAAGCAGGTGGATCACAGTGTTTTTGCCCTTAAGAATATTGTAGAGTCCGCTAAAAAGGTGGCGGTACTTAACTCCGAGATCGCTGCAGTTTTCGACAGCCAGTCGGAAGGATTAAGCCAGGTGAACAAAGCGATGCTGCAAATCGACCAGGCGACGCAAATGAATGCCGCAACTTCTGAAGAGGCGGCGGCAGCGGCGGAGGAATTAGCCAATCAGTCGGACTCGATGAACGAGACGATTATCTCTTTAGAAGTGACTATAAATGGGTTCGCAAAACAGGCGGAAGAGTCGCATTCCTTGGAGGCAACTCCTCAAATGTTATTCAGATCGAATAGGTTCGCTTTGAAGGCATAA
- the dusB gene encoding tRNA dihydrouridine synthase DusB, producing the protein MNPLHALKTNPFVLAPMAGITDHAFRTFMKKLDASVVVTELVSASGIEYKSEKTLKLMSFDETQRPIGVQLFGEDPEILARGAQFAEADGCDFIDLNFGCPVPKVVKKGAGSAMMKDPVQMQKVLSAVKAAVKIPVTIKIRTGWDSTTRNASEICNIAYNEGMEWVAIHGRTRNQGYSGFADWDFISEVKANAKLPILGNGDILTPRQAVLRLEQSGCDGVMIGRGCLKNPFIFMDALSLWRGESVKDVKRDYVSLFNSLKNEVVAHCDEHITGIQLRKFAAWFSTGYPGAAQFRKNLFQSKSNEEIMTLANEFFAGIGSVEQEDQSKDEFLMGGHG; encoded by the coding sequence ATGAATCCACTTCACGCCCTTAAGACGAATCCGTTTGTCCTTGCGCCTATGGCCGGGATCACAGATCACGCATTTCGTACATTCATGAAAAAGCTCGACGCCAGTGTTGTCGTTACCGAGCTTGTGAGTGCCTCGGGCATTGAATATAAATCTGAAAAGACATTGAAGCTGATGAGCTTTGACGAAACTCAAAGACCCATCGGCGTGCAACTTTTTGGTGAAGACCCAGAAATTCTGGCGCGTGGGGCTCAGTTTGCAGAAGCCGACGGTTGTGATTTCATCGATTTGAATTTCGGTTGCCCTGTTCCCAAAGTCGTAAAAAAGGGCGCAGGCTCGGCAATGATGAAAGACCCTGTGCAAATGCAAAAGGTTTTGTCTGCGGTTAAAGCCGCGGTGAAGATTCCTGTGACGATTAAAATCCGTACGGGTTGGGACTCAACGACTCGCAATGCTTCCGAAATTTGCAATATCGCATACAACGAGGGCATGGAGTGGGTCGCAATTCACGGCCGCACTCGTAATCAAGGTTACTCTGGGTTTGCGGACTGGGATTTTATTTCTGAAGTTAAGGCCAACGCAAAACTACCTATTCTTGGAAACGGAGACATCCTCACACCAAGACAAGCTGTTTTGAGGCTGGAGCAGTCGGGCTGTGATGGGGTGATGATCGGCCGGGGTTGTCTAAAAAATCCATTCATCTTTATGGATGCCTTGTCCTTATGGCGTGGCGAGTCTGTAAAAGACGTTAAAAGAGACTACGTTAGCTTGTTCAATAGCCTGAAAAATGAGGTTGTTGCGCATTGTGATGAACACATCACTGGTATTCAGTTGAGAAAGTTTGCAGCTTGGTTCTCGACAGGGTATCCTGGAGCGGCACAATTCAGGAAGAATCTTTTCCAATCCAAAAGCAATGAAGAGATCATGACCCTTGCTAACGAATTTTTCGCTGGTATCGGTTCTGTTGAGCAAGAAGATCAGTCTAAGGATGAGTTCCTTATGGGTGGCCATGGTTAG
- the typA gene encoding translational GTPase TypA, with amino-acid sequence MIQDPKKIRNIAIIAHVDHGKTTLVDHLIKQAGTFRDNEHVDDRLMDSMDLERERGITIAAKNASFVYKDIKVNIVDTPGHSDFGGEVERILNMVDGCILLCDASEGPLPQTRFVLKKALEQNLKVIVCINKIDRSDARIQEVHNELFDLFIDLEATEEQCDFHTVYAIAREGMATLDPAVNTGTLEVLYDAIVNLVPPPKIDEEAPLQVMVSNISYNDYVGRLAIGRMRAGTIKVGDEVLCIQANAQKKVKVSALYQYKVNSQVPAQEVGAGDIVVIAGMEDFTIGDTITSATDPRPLPRIRVDEPTVGMIFSVNNGPFAGMEGKNVTSRKILERLERELLYNVAIRVEKTANTDAFKVVGRGELQLGVLIEQMRRENFELLVSKPTVIFKEENGQRMEPMEIAVIDIEDSYVGAVTEKLGKRKGVMTNMVQKGSGRTRLEFRIPSRGLIGYRSEFLTDTRGTGLLNTQFDGWDQYKGEIEHRMNGAMISDRKGQATAFAIWNLQERGIMYVTHGQDVYEGMIVGEHAKDNDLEVNITREKKLSNVRASGSDEAIRLVPVRPMTLEKAMEWIKDSELIEVTPKNIRLRCRETDPNKRARAAKE; translated from the coding sequence ATGATTCAAGATCCGAAGAAGATTAGAAATATCGCGATCATCGCGCACGTCGACCACGGTAAAACAACTCTGGTAGACCACTTGATTAAACAAGCCGGTACATTCCGTGACAATGAGCACGTTGATGATCGTTTGATGGACTCCATGGATCTTGAAAGAGAACGTGGTATCACGATCGCGGCAAAGAACGCGTCTTTCGTTTACAAAGATATCAAAGTTAACATCGTAGATACACCGGGACATAGCGACTTCGGTGGTGAAGTTGAACGTATCCTGAACATGGTTGATGGTTGTATCCTTCTTTGCGACGCCTCTGAAGGTCCACTTCCACAAACTCGTTTCGTATTGAAAAAAGCTCTAGAGCAAAACTTGAAAGTTATCGTTTGTATCAACAAGATCGACCGTTCAGACGCTCGTATCCAAGAAGTACACAACGAACTTTTCGATTTGTTCATCGATCTTGAAGCTACGGAAGAGCAATGTGACTTCCACACTGTTTACGCTATTGCGCGTGAAGGTATGGCGACTTTGGATCCAGCGGTTAACACTGGTACTCTAGAAGTTCTTTACGATGCTATCGTAAATCTAGTTCCTCCTCCAAAAATTGATGAAGAAGCTCCATTGCAAGTAATGGTTTCCAACATCTCTTATAACGATTACGTGGGTCGTTTGGCGATCGGTCGTATGCGTGCAGGCACAATCAAAGTTGGTGACGAAGTTCTTTGTATTCAAGCGAATGCTCAGAAAAAAGTTAAAGTCTCTGCTTTGTACCAATACAAAGTGAACTCGCAAGTTCCAGCTCAAGAAGTTGGCGCAGGTGACATCGTTGTTATCGCGGGTATGGAAGACTTCACTATCGGTGATACTATCACTTCTGCTACGGACCCTCGTCCACTTCCGCGTATTCGCGTAGACGAGCCGACAGTAGGGATGATCTTCTCAGTAAATAACGGTCCTTTCGCAGGTATGGAAGGTAAGAACGTTACTTCTCGTAAGATCCTTGAGCGCCTTGAAAGAGAATTATTGTACAACGTTGCGATCCGTGTAGAAAAAACGGCGAACACTGACGCTTTCAAAGTTGTCGGTCGTGGTGAGTTGCAATTGGGCGTATTGATCGAACAAATGCGCCGTGAAAACTTCGAGCTTCTGGTTTCCAAACCGACAGTTATCTTTAAGGAAGAAAACGGTCAAAGAATGGAACCAATGGAGATCGCGGTTATCGATATCGAAGACTCTTACGTTGGTGCGGTTACTGAGAAACTTGGTAAACGTAAAGGTGTAATGACGAACATGGTTCAAAAAGGATCTGGTCGTACTCGTCTTGAATTCCGTATCCCTTCACGTGGTTTGATCGGTTACCGTTCTGAGTTCCTGACAGATACTCGTGGAACTGGTTTGCTTAATACGCAATTCGACGGTTGGGACCAGTACAAAGGTGAAATCGAACACCGTATGAATGGTGCGATGATTTCTGACCGTAAAGGTCAAGCGACAGCATTCGCTATCTGGAATCTTCAAGAGCGCGGTATTATGTACGTTACTCATGGTCAAGATGTGTACGAAGGCATGATCGTAGGTGAGCATGCTAAGGACAATGATCTAGAAGTAAACATCACTCGCGAGAAGAAATTGTCAAACGTACGTGCTTCGGGTTCTGATGAAGCTATCCGTCTAGTTCCAGTTCGTCCAATGACGTTGGAAAAAGCAATGGAATGGATCAAAGACTCTGAGTTGATCGAAGTGACACCGAAGAACATCCGTCTTCGTTGCCGCGAAACAGATCCAAACAAACGTGCAAGAGCAGCGAAGGAATAA